One window of Actinomycetota bacterium genomic DNA carries:
- a CDS encoding CHRD domain-containing protein: MRHWKVIVIAVPLVVVAIFSAAALADQEGQSFQATLNGYKEVPAVNSAATGSFSAVVSSDRSSISYTLTYSGFTSAPAAAHLHFAQKGVAGGVVAFLCGGGGKPACPSSGSVSGTITSADIQAVPAQGIAAGDLASVLRAMDARRTYVNVHSADFPNGEIRGQVH, encoded by the coding sequence ATGCGTCATTGGAAGGTCATCGTGATCGCGGTGCCGCTGGTGGTCGTGGCCATCTTCAGCGCCGCGGCCCTGGCCGATCAGGAAGGCCAGAGCTTTCAGGCCACGCTGAACGGATACAAGGAGGTCCCGGCGGTCAACTCCGCGGCGACCGGGTCGTTCTCCGCGGTGGTGAGCTCGGACCGCTCGAGCATCAGCTACACGCTCACGTACTCCGGCTTCACCAGCGCGCCCGCCGCCGCCCATCTCCACTTCGCCCAGAAGGGCGTGGCCGGGGGCGTGGTCGCGTTCCTGTGCGGCGGAGGAGGGAAGCCGGCCTGTCCCAGCTCGGGGTCGGTGTCGGGGACGATCACCTCGGCCGACATCCAGGCCGTCCCGGCCCAGGGCATCGCGGCGGGGGATCTGGCCAGCGTGCTTCGAGCCATGGACGCCCGGCGGACCTACGTGAACGTGCACTCGGCCGACTTCCCGAACGGGGAGATCCGGGGCCAGGTCCACTAG